In Benincasa hispida cultivar B227 chromosome 8, ASM972705v1, whole genome shotgun sequence, the sequence gctaattttggttataGGGGAAGTATAGAGTGGAAGATGAAGACGATCGAGAAGGGAATAACACTGTTCGTGTAGATGAACGAGTCTATCGGCATAGACTTTTTTagtcgatcgtttagtctctcaagtGATCAATAGTAACTCAATTTCCAATCGTGTCTAGTATTCACTTGTCCTTTGGAATAATAAAACAATTCATTTATCTCACTTTTCTATAACATcccgcacattttttttataaaattaatgcaATTTTAGTAAACGTTATCCTTGGTAATTCAATAATTGCTTGGTCGAAGGgcattttttggaattttggatctCAAGTATAAATACGGGAATTTAGTTTTGgcgaaaaaattaaaaattattaaattttgaatttcaatgtgaaggctatggcaggaattaattttccttTCAGAAACGGaaagaaattattataattatactttcctttttaattattatattttaaacccCCATCAATCCtacttttattattatctttttcttaaaaaaaaaaaaaaaccaccaacactctccttcttcttcctcaaacgGCAACCCCACCCCCCCCGTTTCTGCTTCCAATGCCGCTCACTGCCCTCCTCTCAGCCGTCCAATCGCCGCCGTTCGTGGTTCGTCGCCAGATCCTGCCGATCAGACACACTGCCAGACACCCAGCTCTCCCGCCGCGCCTTCCTTGCCATCTGCACAGTCGACTGACCGCCGTGCCTCCCTTGCCGTCTGCACAGTCGTCCGACCACCGCTCCTCCCTCATTCCCTCCCTTTGCCGCACAAGCCACCAGATCTATGTGCCGCCTCTACTCCCACTTTGACCCGCCCACCATGCCGATTTGGCCCAGGTCTGAGCCCAGCCATCGGATCTGCGCGTCCGCCGCCCGCTGCTGCTCCAGTCTCCAGCTATAGCGCCTCCTAGCCCTCTGTTCGCCGTCTGCCACTGCCGTCATCTTTGGGTTCGCTGGATCTGGCAGTTTTAGGTAAGCCTTTTGTGAAGTTTTGGGTGGAAGTTGGGCCCCCATTAAGTTTGGAATGAAGGTTAACTTATTCGAATTATTTTTTGGCCTTAGATTTGAATCGAGGAAACTGTTGGAGGGGTTGTCCAGCGGGTTCGAGATAGTTCGACAAGAGTTTTGGTAAGAGGTATAATCCTTATTGTTTGTTTGTGGGCACGCTTTGATCACTAAATTAAGTTTGACTTAACCCTTGTGTCTCTAGGGTTCCGAGTTGTCGTCCACTGGGAGTTAAAATCTGTTGGAAGGAGATTTGAAGTGGTTGTTAAGCGAGTTCCTTGGGTAAGCTTTTGGGTATTGTGGTTTTGACTCTGAGATGTCGCAATTATTTTTTGGACTGATACttaatggttgtattcgtatGTTAGGGTCGTTTCTTCAAACCGTAGTCATCGTTTGGTTGTCTGAGTTTATCTGTGGAttttcgattaaggtaagtaatcttaccactggaactgcgcacgggccaggctttagttgtatgctagtgtgatgagtgtatgttatggtaaatgttagcatgttgattgacagtatgaactgaatcaaagtatgttctggcacgagttctgatttgtttacatacacacctaagtacttaatcgttagtatgtgatagtatgtgttttcatatgtcgatgtctgatcTACTGGTGTTGAGGTATACTTGCATGTTGTGGAATTATGATGTAAGGTATACATGAATATTGTATAGtatgttgttgaggattatgtgtatgtgatgcaaggatttcatgtatgttttagaattgtACGGTGTTGATTCTTAGAACgttgagactgtgtgaatatcctcattgattagttagatgctcaccagttttgtgttttcttcgggattcaccagtttgtgtttccttcgggattcactagtttgtgttccttcgggattcaccagttttgtgtttcctccgggattcaccaattttgtgtttccttcgggattcaccagttttgtgggcatacttaactataaTAGGATAGAACTCAGTCCCTTGTCTGTTTCATGTGCTTATATACCATAGGTGGGAatctagaggacataaatgcctagcctgaccctagtggtggggattacttactgagtatttcatactcattctttcttatgttgatgttttaggaaaaggtaaagatgTACCGGCGATGGCGCAGTGGAATTCATGATCGTGTCACTGGGACTAGACCTCTTTGCTTCCGTATCTTGAAATCTGTTATTTGGTTTTactgtttaaaatttattactaaggattatttcttttatatgtcTTTGATTAGCCTTTAAGAattttgggtaccctattaactgttttaacaattgcatttaatcaATGCCTtatgaacttctcttgtttaattagcatttatttcaaataactaaGCGTCGTTTTAAACTctgtgcatgcatttattttaataacggtcttacctaagtcctagggggtcgggtcgttacattttccataaaaccaaataactacccactaagggtggttatggagaaaaggaagttaattatcaaataattaataaatataaataaatatgataactaacttatcatattatattcataacctatagttttaatattgcatcataacaatatataaaccatagttctttttctttattttatggtatttaatataaatcatatttatattaaatttaataactatgaatctaattcatagaaaatatatttgaatcatatccaaagaTTAGTTCCTctaatcaaacaataatgtatcaaatacattatatcaataatatcatatataatttaattaatttaattatatcatatataatcaaattccctcttgttaatttgaacatttcaattaactcaaaaactaattcccaacttaaatccattaagctaccaaggagaccttatggacctgtagtttgaagttccaatgatacgtgaataactaattaaactattcaatcacattatccatcatccgttaactgcgggcactctactaaagaccaatagttgcactctaagcactacagatatatctctgtgtccattagatataaccaatcaacaatacgatgacccttcacaaatcgttcgtaagtacagctagcccaaattaccattttgcccctgtagttatatataactttttaagtaccactgattcctctaatgaacaatagatcatagtcccactatgactaaacccttctcgggccaagagagagcgtggcgtcacattgtttaaGACTCGAAATCAAACCTTAAAGAAGCAatgtatctacttacccctgcttgaGGGaacgagtgaattccatcttatgtagatgagttcccagctccccaatcaaatgaatccccaaaatggtaggcttgtttaATCGACaatttggtcactctcacccatgcaaatcaaaggaccaccctcacaggcaggagttcacaactcactcaggattaaggtcgtgttacctatggtcatcctagtgaaatgaaagtctcaattattaactgtgttatataacgagaataaacattttgtggttcagtcttatagaaactcttttgtatagaatatccctgcttgcatgtctaatacatgaatgattaggatcagatcatttgtagcacttttcaacatttgtaacacctacaaagcgggtcatacgagtagtgtcactaggataaggtacccagccttatccatatactacagaccatttaagttatcacttaaaacacgatccacttgtatgcccccacatatatgtttaagttacaatgataaccatggatcttagtttattggtttgtggttaatgcaactaaaatatcatatatttcatagacaatgtgaatagaatatcttattttataaatcacaaaatgtttgttcatacaagtgtttacaaactacaagaccctacgagatttagggcatcaatcccaacacaacTTATTTATGGTCCGACCATTAAATAAAAATCCCTCTTAGACCAACGAGAGGGTAtagccctttgttcaagtcccagatgcaccatttaagggaacacttatctacttaccctaaagttgagaaaaagtgaatttcatcttgtaatattatgttcccagctccccactcaaTCTTGTCCtcaaaatgatgaagttattgagtcagcgaactgatcattctcacccatataaatcaaaggataatccctcgtgaacaggagtttataatatactcaggattaagactaagttgcctaggttatcctagtgaaatagaaacctaactagtcaacggtgttacatctaataGTGACTATTTCACGGTTCAATATTATGCAAACTCGTTGCataagatacccccactcatatgtcacctacacgaacgagTTGGATCTTGCATttctatcaaatacaaagtgggtcgtgtccatagtgttaccaggataaggtacccaaccttgtccctatactatagaccatttaggttgtatcttaaacgttgatccctatatgtctccacatactattcaagactcataagacaacctatgttagtttattggatttagggttattaagacaaaatataatacaacgcaatcaataatttttattcaaataacatcaataactttttattgatgacagtcaattaattacatttactatctacaagttttagggcataatacccaacaataattttcaaaattcaccaaattagctccaaatcatcaaatatcATAATCAAAGCCCAATTAGACCTTCAAGAGCTACATTTTGTGACTTAAGCCAAAATTCAAGAGAAAACTCATGTGATAATTCATTTTTCCTAGTAAAAGGTGCATAAAAAACATGTAATGCATAGCATGAATCACTGTTATATCATCTTTGTTGGGGACGAGGTTAGGGACGGGGCGAGGATACCTTTTTATGTCCTCGGTTTGACCTCATCCCCAATCAAACCGGGGATTTGGGGCGGGTACCTGCGATGACTTGACCCCATGGagatttttgccaaccctaatgTTGAGTTGATGGCTTCAATTAGCACTCCTATTGTGCTGTTTACTTTCCATGTTTATGGACCTTCGGGTTCACTTCTTATGTTCATGTTCGACATTCCATGGGATCGCCACTTATGCTTATGTTTGTGACCCTTCAGGATCACTACCTATGAAAGAAGGTCAACTACCCATAAATTAAAGTATTTTCGTCCTGTCTTTAATTAAAACCTTAATATTGAAAATATTCAAAACTTtagatatttatgaaaataaattttgtagAGGGTCTACAACTATAATTATCCCTTTTtaaattgtgtttgttttctttATAACTTCTTTACCATGACTATATCTTTCCTAGTTAAACATTTTTATTCTAGCTGAATCTAAaaacatttttagttttcaaaattaggtATGATTTTTTAAGTAAtagatattttattgatatatccattatattgaaattttgattgcTATATCAATATCAACACCAATATTTTAATCTTCAGTGGCAAAACATTGAATTACACGTTAATCCATTGGCCTTGAACTCCATATCTAAGAAGTTTCATGCTCCTTTGAAATCAACCAAATTAACATGGTTTGAATTAATTGatcaatttttcaattgaaaCATAATGCAACTAACCATATTAATATCGTCTAATTAAAACATTAGAAATTCAAATCTCCACAGCTACCCCAAATTATTTggtctgaaaaaaaaaatgaatgaatgaatttcaAACTTTTCAAATGGGGGCGAAacctataaagaaaaaaaatattaaaaaaaaaaaaaaaactcatcaaataatcaataatgactctgaaaaaaaaaaccatgaaaaTAATTGAGGTCATTTGTTCTGTCCAGAGTTATTCAGGAGCTGCTGGGCACTAATTAAACTTGTACCATTTTCAttcaaagaaaaggaaaaataaaaactcgTTCATTAACATTGCCATTACTGGAACAATCCAGTGAGCCACAAAATTTCAGAATGGGTTCTCAAAGGCTTTCTCTTAATGATGAGGATGAGAAGACGGCGAAGCTCGGCCGGAGAGACCGTCGCCTCCGTTCGAGCGCCGGCGCCGTTCCCGGCAAGGTTTACACCTCGAGAGGCCTCCGAGCGAGGAGGTTTCGGCTGTCGGCTCCGACTGCTATTGAATTCTACGACGTTCAGGATCGCCTTGGATTGGACCGACCAACTGAAACCATGGATTGGCTTCTTGAGAATGCCAAATCCGCCATTGATGCCCTTTCTCGACCATTAGAAACAGTGGACAGAGAGCTTAGAAAACAGATTTTCATCTCCCCTGTTCCTTCGTCTTCTTCCTCCCAGTTCCAGTCTTACCCACTTGAAAACTTCTCCCAAAAAGTttggtttttcctttttaattttgttttcattaGTTATACTTTTATTACAGTTGCTGGAAATAAAATTGTGTGATTCCGTAACAGGGTAACCTCGCTGTTTTCAGTCCGATGATTTTGAATGCCACGCCGGAGGAATTTTCCGGCATCCAGCCACCGGTTCCAAGTCAGAGCAATGTCGAAACTGGTTTTCTTTCCTTTCCGATCTGGGAATAGCAGCCGCCAGCCGGCCGGTGATTTTTGAAGGTGAATTTGCCTACACTTCTAATTTATCATTTGTTTTGATCACtagttttttgaaaatatattaatttatactcTGGGATTATATCAATCAAAactaaataataatgataaaaatttaaacGATTATAAAATGTATCACTTTACATCCTTTTATTGCGTTAATTCCATAAAAACATCTTgagatttataatatattaattaaattctaaacttCCGAATCAATTTAAGACTCTTTTAAGAATGATTCATATTTTAATTCTGATAACATATTTTGTAAAATCTATATTTCAAAAAGTCTAAGTACATGTGAGAATGAGTACATGAATAAACACGATAACAAAGAGAGATGATAGagagtaaatagtaaacacGATAGTTTATAAACAATGACAAATACCGCTAGTATATTTAGAATCAACATGGAATGGATTATAGTAGTTCATCCTACCGACTTCAAGTTGGACGTAGAAACAGATCTTGAagaatcaaatttaaaagttaatattttgaaaataaaaaacagtTTTTTGATTATCCATTGATTTAAAAATGGAACGGAttgttttttcaactttttagtTGATGTTGAAACGTATGTTTTCAGATGGATTCTCGGAGTTTCACACGTCGCCGGATCATAATATGGTTTCCGACGGTGTTATTGCGTCAGAATTAGTGGCATCCATGA encodes:
- the LOC120082545 gene encoding transcription factor TCP10-like; this encodes MGSQRLSLNDEDEKTAKLGRRDRRLRSSAGAVPGKVYTSRGLRARRFRLSAPTAIEFYDVQDRLGLDRPTETMDWLLENAKSAIDALSRPLETVDRELRKQIFISPVPSSSSSQFQSYPLENFSQKGNLAVFSPMILNATPEEFSGIQPPVPSQSNVETGFLSFPIWE